The following are encoded in a window of Methanocella sp. genomic DNA:
- a CDS encoding DUF2284 domain-containing protein, whose protein sequence is MKKYDKYIKKALKLGATDAKIIKPDSVVTSAWVRWKCRYGCDGYNSSLCCPPNTPNYKETRELLDSYQNALLLHVKSDFEHRKDMTDIAATLERDIFLDGYHKAFALGCGPCNLCGECSLNVCRHPEKARPSMESCGIDVFSTARNNGFFIEVLKDTSCQMNRYSLVLIE, encoded by the coding sequence ATGAAGAAATACGATAAGTACATCAAAAAAGCGCTTAAGCTCGGCGCCACCGATGCGAAGATCATCAAGCCGGACAGCGTCGTTACCTCGGCCTGGGTCCGCTGGAAGTGCCGCTACGGCTGCGACGGCTATAACAGCAGCCTCTGCTGCCCGCCGAACACGCCGAATTATAAGGAAACTAGGGAATTGCTGGACAGCTATCAGAATGCGCTCCTGTTACACGTTAAAAGCGATTTCGAGCATAGAAAGGACATGACAGATATCGCGGCGACCCTTGAGAGAGATATATTCCTGGACGGCTACCACAAGGCATTCGCCCTGGGCTGCGGACCTTGTAATCTCTGCGGCGAGTGCTCACTGAACGTTTGCCGGCATCCCGAGAAGGCCCGGCCGTCGATGGAAAGCTGCGGCATCGACGTCTTCAGCACTGCGCGGAACAACGGGTTCTTCATCGAGGTGCTGAAGGACACGTCCTGCCAGATGAACCGCTATTCGCTGGTCCTTATAGAATAA